A region of the Cyanobium usitatum str. Tous genome:
ATGCTGTGGCCCGAATCTTGAATTACATCCACATCACCGCTGAGCACCACCCTGCCCTCTCGACTGAAGTATTGGGCCTGACGGGCCGTGGCCACGACCCGTTGGTCTGGATAAACGATGCGTACATTGCCGGTTGCTGTCACTACCCCGGTGCTGTTATCGGCCTTTTGCAGGTCGGATTCAATCGTTACCAGCCCCCTGGTGGGAGTCACCACAGCGGGGGCTGCAAGCGCAGGGAGCAATATTACAGAGAGAAAAAGGGGCAGGGCCGTCAGCCGTAGGAGCACTGAGCGCGCGGAGGATACAAGAAACAGTTCGGTATGGGACATTGGGTATTTTTAATCTGCAGAACGGTTATGGGGCGGCGTCTCAACCAATCTGGGCAATTCCAAGCCCTCAATAGAACTCTGCCGCTGCAAAGCCAGCAGGCGCTGCATGGATAAGTTGATCAAGGCGACTAAATCTATCTCTAGGGCGTTAGGCGGACAAGCCTTAAGGCGGCCCAGACCCTCACCCATCAAGATTGTGGCGCCGCGGCAGTTTCCCCTTTCAAGGTGCAGTTCAGCTACTGCGATTTGCAGAATTCCCTGCAAAACTGGCCGCATAGGGCCAGCGGTTTCATGCCAAAGGGCTTCGAAGCCGTCGTGACAGGCATACCAATCCCCGCTGTTAAACAAGAATATGGCCTCGCCCAGACGGGTGTCGACCAATAATCCCTGCTCCTCACTTAGAACCTGCTGCTCAGGATTAGGGCGCACTGATCAACGTTTAGCGGCCTTTTTAGAAGGCAGTTTGCGCAGTCTGATCGATTGGGGTGTGACCTCAAGCATTTCATCTGGTCCGATGTACTCAAGAGCACGTTCCAGGGTCATCTGAATAGGTGCTTGCAAGGTGTCAAGCACCTCTGCGCCAGCCGAGCGGATGTTTGTCACCTGCTTTGCTTTGCTGACGTTGAGTTCTAGGTCGGGTGGTCGGTTGTGTTCGCCAACAATCATTCCCTTGTATACCTTAGTGCCAGGCGTAATAAAGAACTGGCCGCGATCTTCCGCACCCTTGAGTGCATAGAAGGTGGCTGTGCCTTCCTCAAAGGCAATCAACACGCCATTACGGCGGTTGTCCATGTCTCCCTGCATCTTCCGGTAGTCAAGGAAGGAGTGGCTCATGATCCCCTCGCCCCTTGTGGCGCGAATGAATTCGCCGCGGAAGCCAATCAGACCTCGAGCTGGCACCACAAATTCCAGCTGGGTGCGGCCGTCATTGGTATTTTCCATGTTCTGCATCTCAGCTTTGCGAATGCCAAGCTTTTCTATGCAGCCACCCACCGACTCCTCAGGCACATCCAAAACCAATGTTTCGTAGGGCTCCGATGGGGTGCCATCAATGGTGCGGAAAATCACCTGGGGCTGGGAAACCTGGAATTCATAGCCCTCACGCCGCATCGTTTCAATCAGGATGCCGAGGTGCAATTCACCACGGCCGCTAACTGCCCAGCGAT
Encoded here:
- a CDS encoding LptA/OstA family protein; its protein translation is MTPTRGLVTIESDLQKADNSTGVVTATGNVRIVYPDQRVVATARQAQYFSREGRVVLSGDVDVIQDSGHSIRAERLVYLVERERIVAEPTPGQQVITHYRMNAPRPKQGLTP
- a CDS encoding DUF309 domain-containing protein: MRPNPEQQVLSEEQGLLVDTRLGEAIFLFNSGDWYACHDGFEALWHETAGPMRPVLQGILQIAVAELHLERGNCRGATILMGEGLGRLKACPPNALEIDLVALINLSMQRLLALQRQSSIEGLELPRLVETPPHNRSAD